A part of Sebastes umbrosus isolate fSebUmb1 chromosome 21, fSebUmb1.pri, whole genome shotgun sequence genomic DNA contains:
- the zgc:112332 gene encoding retinol dehydrogenase 12, with protein sequence MYCRSVCCNRWSSEERLDGKTVIITGANTGIGKETARDLARRGARIVMACRDLERAEEARTDILEDTENENVVIRKLDLSDTKSIRVFAELINKEEKQVNILINNAGVMMCPYSKTVDGFEMQLGVNHLGHFLLTYLLLDLIKRSAPARIVVVASVAHTWTGLRLDDINSERSYDTMKAYGQSKLANVLFARSLAKRLQGTGVSVFSLHPGVVQSDLWRHQHQCIQVAVKIFRIFTKTTLEGAQTTIYCAVEPGLDSQSGGYFSDCAPARCSRAASDDDSAQKLWEISCNLLGITWQ encoded by the exons ATGTACTGCag GAGTGTGTGCTGTAACCGCTGGTCATCCGAGGAGAGGTTAGATGGGAAAACAGTCATCATCACCGGAGCCAACACTGGTATTGGAAAAGAGACGGCCAGAGACCTGGCGAGAAGAG GTGCACGCATCGTCATGGCGTGCAGAGAcctggagagagcagaggaggctCGGACGGATATTTTGGAAGACACGGAAAATGAGAATGTGGTCATCAGGAAACTGGATCTCTCGGACACCAAGTCCATCAGAGTGTTTGCTGAACTCATCAACAAAG AGGAGAAACAAGTGAATATCCTGATAAACAATGCAGGCGTCATGATGTGTCCCTACTCCAAGACTGTTGACGGGTTTGAAATGCAGTTAGGTGTCAATCATTTGG GTCACTTCCTGTTGACTTACCTGCTGCTGGACCTCATCAAGCGTTCAGCTCCTGCCCGTATCGTCGTCGTGGCGTCGGTGGCCCACACTTGGACCGGGCTTCGACTGGATGACATCAACAGCGAGAGGAGTTACGATACCATGAAGGCGTACGGGCAGAGCAAGCTGGCCAACGTCCTCTTTGCACGCTCACTCGCCAAACGGTTACAAG GTACAGGGGTGAGTGTGTTCTCCCTGCACCCGGGGGTGGTGCAGTCTGACCTGTGGAGGCACCAGCACCAGTGTATCCAGGTGGCAGTGAAGATCTTCAGGATTTTCACCAAGACAACACTGGAGGGAGCACAGACCACCATCTACTGTGCCGTGGAGCCAGGCCTGGACAGCCAGAGCGGAGGGTACTTCAG TGACTGCGCTCCTGCAAGGTGCTCAAGGGCGGCTTCTGATGACGACTCGGCCCAAAAGCTGTGGGAGATCAGCTGCAACTTGCTTGGCATCACCTGGCAGTGA
- the sec61g gene encoding protein transport protein Sec61 subunit gamma, protein MDQVMQFVEPSRQFVKDSIRLVKRCTKPDRKEFQKIAMATAIGFAIMGFIGFFVKLIHIPINNIIVGG, encoded by the exons ATGGATCAGGTAATGCAGTTTGTTGAGCCCAGCCGGCAGTTCGTCAAAGACTCCATCAGGCTCGTAAAGAGATGCACAAAGCCTGACAGAAAAG AGTTTCAGAAGATTGCCATGGCCACAGCAATTGGGTTTGCCATCATGGGTTTCATCGGTTTCTTTGTTAAACTCATCCACATCCCCATCAACAACATCATTGT
- the si:dkey-73n8.3 gene encoding retinol dehydrogenase 12 — MQAVRSLFIPKWSSDVRLDGKTAVITGANVGIGKETAKDLAGRGARVILACRDMAKGEQAARDIMREVKGAKVVARQLDLADTKSICQFAENIYNNEKALHYLINNAGVAMCSYATTVDGYEMQFGVNHLGHFFLTFLLLDLLKHSAPSRVINLSSTAHTMGKIQFDDLVSKKGYHPVRAYAQSKLANILFTRELAKRTEALGVMAYSVDPGFVNTEITRHMGSPFVSITKGLSFMLKTPAEGAYTSIYCAVTPENQLLTGGYYKDCAGAETARAGQDDGTALKLWAVSCHLLGIRWR, encoded by the exons ATGCAAGCAGTCAG GTCTCTGTTTATCCCCAAGTGGTCTTCGGATGTGCGTCTAGATGGGAAGACAGCTGTAATAACGGGGGCCAACGTTGGAATAGGCAAAGAGACGGCTAAAGACCTGGCCGGCAGAG GTGCACGGGTGATTTTGGCATGCAGAGACATGGCaaaaggagagcaggcagctcGTGATATCATGAGGGAGGTGAAAGGAGCCAAAGTAGTCGCCAGGCAACTGGATCTGGCTGACACCAAATCAATCTGCCAGTTTGCTGAGAATATCTACAACA ATGAGAAGGCTCTTCACTATCTGATCAACAATGCAGGTGTGGCTATGTGCTCTTACGCCACCACAGTGGATGGATATGAGATGCAGTTTGGAGTCAATCACTTAG GTCACTTCTTCCTGACCTTTCTGTTACTGGACTTGCTGAAGCACTCGGCCCCATCCCGGGTCATCAACTTGTCCTCAACAGCTCACACGATGGGCAAGATCCAGTTTGATGACCTGGTCAGCAAGAAAGGCTACCACCCCGTCAGGGCCTACGCACAAAGCAAGCTGGCCAACATCCTGTTTACCAGAGAGCTGGCCAAACGGACTGAGG CTCTAGGTGTGATGGCTTACTCTGTGGACCCCGGCTTTGTGAACACTGAAATAACAAGGCACATGGGAAGCCCTTTTGTGAGCATAACCAAGGGGCTCAGTTTCATGCTCAAGACGCCTGCAGAGGGAGCCTACACCAGCATCTACTGCGCCGTCACTCCTGAGAACCAGCTGCTCACTGGAGGATACTACAA GGACTGTGCCGGTGCAGAGACCGCCAGGGCGGGTCAGGACGATGGCACCGCCTTAAAGCTGTGGGCTGTGAGCTGCCACCTGCTCGGCATCCGCTGGAGATAA